The following coding sequences lie in one Pseudomonas sp. B33.4 genomic window:
- a CDS encoding DEAD/DEAH box helicase, translated as MSFASLGLSEALVRAIEDAGYTEPTPVQQRAIPAVLQGRDLMVAAQTGTGKTGGFALPILERLFPNGHPDKSQRHGPRQPRVLVLTPTRELAAQVHESFKIYARDLKFVSACIFGGVGMNPQVQAMSRGVDVLVACPGRLLDLCGQGSVDLSHVEILVLDEADRMLDMGFVHDVKKVLARLPSKRQNLLFSATFSKDITDLAGKLLHNPERIEVTPPNTTVERIEQRVFRLPASHKRALLAHLITAGAWEQVLVFTRTKHGANRLAEYLDKHGLPAVAIHGNKSQNARTKALADFKANQVRILVATDIAARGLDIDQLPHVVNFELPNVDEDYVHRIGRTGRAGRSGEAISLVAPDEEKLLKSIERMTKQKIADGDLMGFDSSTIEAEKPEVRERPDVRNPRNPRGPRGDGPNGGGGGGGRKDKGKDKGKEKPAGERGERPARQQKPREGTPAREQRPSQPPRAAADRAPDEFLDDDIDNFGNRVDYVPKPAPAGGRGRRPGAPAQGAGAGSGAPRGGQSQGRQNGPRNSNGSSTGTPPAKRSGPRNGAPRDGQSGRRDESSSSSRNRRPARDDQPRSEPAVQNPRSTGPKIMHKESKADRFPTPEQLDQLPSRPRGEKPALLTRNR; from the coding sequence ATGTCCTTTGCTTCCCTCGGTCTCTCCGAGGCTTTAGTCCGCGCCATCGAAGATGCGGGCTATACCGAGCCTACTCCGGTGCAACAGCGGGCCATTCCCGCCGTGTTGCAAGGTCGCGACCTGATGGTTGCGGCACAGACAGGTACCGGTAAAACCGGCGGTTTCGCCCTTCCGATCCTGGAGCGGTTGTTCCCCAACGGTCACCCGGACAAATCCCAGCGTCATGGCCCGCGCCAACCGCGCGTACTGGTCCTGACCCCGACCCGCGAACTCGCGGCCCAGGTACACGAGAGCTTCAAGATCTACGCCCGTGACCTGAAATTCGTCAGCGCCTGCATCTTCGGCGGCGTCGGCATGAACCCGCAGGTTCAGGCCATGTCCCGTGGCGTCGACGTGCTCGTTGCCTGCCCGGGTCGTTTGCTCGATCTGTGTGGCCAGGGCAGCGTTGACCTGTCTCACGTGGAAATCCTCGTCCTCGACGAAGCCGACCGCATGCTCGACATGGGTTTCGTGCACGACGTGAAGAAAGTGCTCGCGCGCCTGCCGTCCAAGCGTCAGAACCTGCTGTTCTCGGCGACGTTCTCCAAGGACATCACCGACCTCGCCGGCAAGCTGCTGCACAACCCGGAACGCATCGAAGTGACGCCGCCGAACACCACGGTCGAGCGCATCGAACAACGCGTGTTCCGTCTGCCGGCCAGCCACAAGCGTGCGCTGCTGGCACACCTGATCACCGCTGGCGCGTGGGAACAGGTGCTGGTGTTCACCCGCACCAAGCACGGCGCCAACCGTCTGGCCGAGTACCTGGACAAGCACGGCCTGCCGGCTGTGGCGATCCACGGTAACAAGAGCCAGAACGCGCGCACCAAAGCGCTGGCCGACTTCAAGGCCAACCAGGTACGCATTCTGGTTGCCACCGACATCGCCGCACGCGGTCTGGACATCGATCAATTGCCACACGTGGTCAACTTCGAACTGCCGAACGTCGATGAAGATTACGTCCACCGTATCGGCCGTACCGGCCGTGCCGGTCGTTCGGGCGAGGCGATTTCGCTGGTCGCACCGGACGAAGAAAAACTGCTGAAAAGCATCGAACGCATGACCAAGCAGAAAATCGCCGACGGCGACCTGATGGGCTTCGATTCGAGCACCATTGAAGCCGAGAAGCCGGAAGTGCGCGAGCGTCCGGACGTGCGCAACCCGCGCAATCCACGTGGCCCACGCGGCGACGGCCCGAATGGCGGCGGCGGTGGCGGCGGTCGTAAAGACAAAGGCAAAGACAAGGGCAAGGAAAAACCGGCCGGTGAACGCGGCGAGCGTCCTGCCCGTCAGCAGAAACCGCGCGAAGGCACCCCAGCCCGCGAACAGCGTCCGAGCCAGCCGCCACGTGCGGCAGCTGATCGCGCACCGGACGAGTTCCTCGACGACGATATCGATAACTTCGGTAACCGCGTTGATTACGTACCGAAGCCGGCTCCTGCTGGCGGCCGTGGTCGTCGTCCAGGCGCACCGGCTCAGGGCGCAGGCGCAGGTTCCGGCGCACCACGCGGCGGTCAGTCGCAAGGTCGCCAGAACGGTCCGCGCAACAGCAACGGTTCGAGCACCGGCACGCCGCCGGCAAAACGCAGCGGCCCGCGCAACGGCGCACCGCGTGATGGTCAGTCGGGTCGTCGCGACGAGTCCTCCTCGTCGTCGCGCAACCGTCGCCCGGCCCGTGACGATCAGCCACGCAGCGAGCCAGCCGTACAGAACCCGCGCAGCACCGGGCCGAAGATCATGCACAAGGAATCGAAAGCCGACCGCTTCCCGACGCCTGAGCAGCTCGATCAACTGCCAAGCCGCCCGCGTGGCGAAAAACCAGCCTTGCTGACCCGCAATCGCTGA
- a CDS encoding substrate-binding periplasmic protein produces MPLITQLFAVLVFACLSFAARGEKLRIVTEPWAPYVYEEGGKNLGLDYETTAIVFKRLGIEVEWQFLPWKRCLSMLETGQADGALDIFHSDERDATLLYPSEPLSDVEFVMFYANDRPHPFSKLEELKGLTIGTSPGYLYSPDFRESTLFNREPAPTHEANFGKLVRGRIDLLITDRRVGQHLLDELNIRDQITENPTVISRQSQFLAVRRNAGMDLLVQRFGAELKRFKREPAYAELSARYGAAPASSPSMNSATANSKTVEQQESSAQ; encoded by the coding sequence ATGCCTTTGATCACGCAGTTATTCGCCGTGCTGGTTTTTGCTTGCCTGAGCTTCGCCGCTAGGGGCGAGAAGCTACGTATTGTCACCGAGCCGTGGGCGCCGTACGTGTATGAAGAAGGCGGCAAGAACCTCGGGCTCGACTACGAAACCACAGCCATCGTCTTCAAGCGACTGGGCATTGAAGTCGAATGGCAATTCCTGCCGTGGAAGCGCTGCCTGTCGATGCTTGAAACCGGTCAGGCCGACGGTGCACTGGATATTTTTCACAGTGATGAACGCGACGCGACCCTGCTTTACCCAAGCGAGCCGCTGTCGGACGTCGAGTTCGTGATGTTCTACGCCAACGACAGGCCGCACCCGTTCAGCAAACTGGAAGAACTCAAAGGCCTGACCATCGGCACTTCGCCGGGCTATCTATACAGCCCGGATTTTCGCGAGTCGACGCTGTTTAACCGAGAACCGGCACCGACCCACGAAGCCAACTTCGGCAAATTGGTGCGCGGACGTATCGACTTGCTGATCACTGATCGCCGCGTCGGCCAGCATTTGCTCGATGAGCTGAACATTCGCGATCAGATCACTGAAAACCCTACCGTCATTAGCCGCCAAAGCCAGTTTCTGGCGGTTCGGCGCAATGCCGGCATGGATTTATTGGTGCAGCGGTTTGGCGCCGAACTCAAGCGCTTCAAGCGCGAACCAGCCTACGCCGAGCTGAGCGCACGCTACGGCGCCGCCCCCGCCAGCAGCCCTTCAATGAATTCAGCCACCGCCAACAGCAAAACCGTTGAGCAGCAGGAAAGCAGCGCGCAGTGA
- a CDS encoding cytochrome b, whose translation MQLRNSSSRYGWVSIFMHWGVALVVFGLFALGLWMVGLDYYSSWRKEAPDLHKSIGLVLLVVMVLRVLWRFISPPPPTLQSYSRMTRIGAKFGHGFLYLALFAVMLAGYLISTADGVGIPVFGLFEVPALVSGLPDQADTAGVIHLWLAWALVIFSGLHALAALKHHFIDRDATLTRMLGRKA comes from the coding sequence ATGCAGCTACGTAACTCTTCTTCGCGCTATGGTTGGGTCAGCATCTTCATGCACTGGGGTGTGGCGCTGGTGGTCTTCGGACTGTTCGCGCTGGGCCTGTGGATGGTCGGGCTGGATTACTACAGCAGCTGGCGCAAAGAAGCGCCGGATCTGCACAAGAGTATTGGCCTGGTGTTGCTGGTCGTGATGGTGTTGCGGGTGCTGTGGCGCTTTATCAGCCCACCACCGCCGACGCTGCAAAGCTACAGCCGCATGACCCGGATCGGCGCCAAATTCGGCCACGGGTTTCTGTACCTGGCGCTGTTCGCTGTGATGCTTGCCGGTTACCTGATTTCCACCGCAGACGGTGTCGGGATCCCGGTGTTTGGCCTGTTTGAAGTTCCTGCACTGGTTTCCGGGCTACCGGATCAGGCAGATACCGCTGGGGTGATTCATCTCTGGCTGGCGTGGGCACTGGTAATTTTTTCCGGCCTTCATGCGTTGGCAGCATTGAAGCACCACTTTATCGATCGTGATGCGACCCTGACGCGAATGCTCGGTCGCAAAGCCTGA
- the metF gene encoding methylenetetrahydrofolate reductase [NAD(P)H], translating into MSQDRRYSFEFFPTKTDAGHEKLLATARQLATYNPDFFSCTYGAGGSTRDRTLNTVLQLESEVKVPAAPHLSCVGDSKDDLRGLLNEYKAAGIKRIVALRGDLPSGMGMTSGELRHANELVEFIREETGDHFHIEVAAYPEMHPQARNYEDDLANFVRKARAGADSAITQYFFNADSYFYFVDRLQAQGVDLPIVPGIMPITNYSKLARFSDACGAEIPRWIRKQLEAYGDDTQSIQRFGEQVVSEMCERLLQGGAPGLHFYSMNQAEPSLAIWNNLKLPR; encoded by the coding sequence ATGTCTCAAGACCGTCGCTACAGCTTCGAGTTCTTCCCGACCAAGACCGATGCTGGGCATGAAAAACTGCTCGCCACTGCCCGTCAGCTGGCCACTTACAACCCTGATTTCTTCTCCTGCACCTATGGCGCTGGTGGTTCGACCCGTGATCGCACCCTCAACACCGTTCTGCAACTGGAAAGCGAAGTCAAAGTACCGGCCGCACCGCACCTGTCGTGCGTCGGCGACAGCAAGGACGACCTGCGCGGCCTGCTGAACGAGTACAAGGCTGCTGGCATCAAGCGCATCGTCGCCCTGCGCGGTGATCTGCCGTCCGGCATGGGCATGACCAGCGGTGAGCTGCGTCACGCCAATGAACTGGTGGAATTCATTCGTGAAGAAACCGGCGATCATTTCCACATCGAAGTTGCCGCTTACCCGGAGATGCATCCGCAAGCACGCAACTACGAAGACGATCTCGCCAATTTCGTGCGCAAGGCTCGCGCTGGCGCCGACAGCGCGATCACCCAGTACTTCTTCAACGCCGACAGTTACTTCTACTTCGTCGACCGTTTGCAGGCGCAGGGTGTCGATCTGCCGATCGTGCCGGGGATCATGCCGATCACCAACTACAGCAAACTCGCGCGCTTCTCCGATGCCTGCGGTGCGGAAATCCCGCGCTGGATCCGCAAGCAACTGGAAGCCTACGGCGATGACACGCAAAGCATTCAGCGCTTTGGCGAGCAAGTCGTCAGCGAGATGTGCGAGCGTCTGTTGCAGGGCGGCGCACCGGGGCTGCATTTTTATTCCATGAACCAGGCTGAGCCTAGTCTGGCGATCTGGAATAACCTGAAGTTACCGCGTTGA
- a CDS encoding YceI family protein: protein MLKKTLAALAIGSALLSAGQAMAADYKIDKEGQHAFVDWKISHLGYSFIHGTFKDFDGTFSWDSAKPEASKISVDVKTASLWSNHAERDKHIASKDFLDVGKFADAKFVSTAVKSTGEKTADVTGDLTLHGVTKPVTFKATFNGEGEDPWGGERAGFNAKTTLNLKDFGIKGPGPTSQTADLDISLEGVKVK from the coding sequence ATGTTGAAAAAGACTCTGGCCGCTCTGGCAATCGGTTCTGCACTGCTCTCGGCTGGTCAGGCCATGGCTGCGGACTACAAAATCGACAAGGAAGGCCAGCACGCCTTCGTTGACTGGAAAATCAGCCACCTGGGTTACAGCTTCATCCACGGTACTTTCAAAGATTTCGACGGTACTTTCTCGTGGGATTCGGCCAAGCCTGAAGCCAGCAAGATCTCCGTTGATGTGAAAACTGCCAGCCTGTGGTCGAACCACGCTGAACGTGACAAGCACATCGCCAGCAAGGATTTCCTCGACGTGGGCAAGTTTGCTGATGCCAAGTTCGTCTCCACTGCCGTTAAATCGACCGGTGAAAAGACTGCTGATGTGACTGGCGATCTGACCCTGCACGGCGTGACCAAGCCGGTGACCTTCAAAGCCACGTTCAACGGTGAAGGCGAGGATCCATGGGGCGGCGAGCGTGCTGGCTTCAATGCCAAGACCACCCTCAACCTGAAAGATTTCGGGATCAAGGGCCCAGGCCCTACCTCGCAAACTGCGGATCTGGACATCTCGCTGGAAGGCGTGAAAGTTAAGTAA
- the ahcY gene encoding adenosylhomocysteinase — MSAVITPADFNDYKVADMSLAAWGRRETIIAESEMPALMGLRRKYSGEQPLKGAKILGCIHMTIQTAVLIETLVALGAEVRWSSCNIFSTQDQAAAAIAAAGIPVFAWKGETEEEYEWCLEQTILKDGQPWDANMILDDGGDLTQLLHDKYPQVLDRVHGVTEETTTGVHRLLDMLAKGELKIPAINVNDSVTKSKNDNKYGCRHSLNDAIKRGTDHLLSGKQALVIGYGDVGKGSAQSLRQEGMIVKVSEVDPICAMQACMDGFELVSPFIDGINNGTEASIDKALLGKIDLIVTTTGNVNVCDANMLKALKKRAVVCNIGHFDNEIDTAFMRKNWAWEEVKPQVHKIHRTGAGAFDAQNDDYLILLAEGRLVNLGNATGHPSRIMDGSFANQVLAQIFLFGQKYADLSPAQKAERLTVEVLPKKLDEEVALEMVRGFGGVVTQLTKQQADYIGVTVEGPFKPHAYRY; from the coding sequence ATGAGCGCTGTTATCACGCCTGCAGATTTTAACGATTACAAAGTTGCCGACATGTCCCTGGCTGCCTGGGGCCGTCGCGAAACCATCATCGCCGAATCGGAAATGCCGGCTCTGATGGGTCTGCGTCGCAAGTACTCCGGCGAACAGCCGTTGAAAGGCGCCAAGATCCTCGGCTGCATCCACATGACCATTCAGACTGCCGTGCTGATCGAAACCCTGGTTGCCCTGGGTGCCGAAGTACGCTGGTCGTCCTGCAACATTTTCTCCACTCAGGATCAGGCTGCTGCCGCTATCGCTGCTGCCGGCATCCCGGTTTTCGCCTGGAAAGGCGAAACTGAAGAAGAGTACGAGTGGTGCCTGGAGCAGACCATCCTGAAGGATGGCCAGCCATGGGACGCCAACATGATCCTCGACGACGGCGGCGACCTGACTCAGCTGCTGCACGACAAGTACCCACAAGTACTGGACCGCGTACACGGCGTGACCGAAGAAACCACCACCGGCGTACACCGTCTGCTGGACATGCTGGCCAAGGGCGAGCTGAAAATCCCGGCCATCAACGTCAACGACTCGGTGACCAAGTCCAAGAACGACAACAAGTACGGCTGCCGTCACAGCCTGAACGACGCGATCAAGCGCGGTACCGACCACCTGCTGTCCGGCAAGCAAGCGCTGGTCATCGGTTACGGTGACGTGGGCAAGGGCTCCGCTCAGTCCCTGCGTCAGGAAGGCATGATCGTTAAGGTCTCCGAAGTTGACCCGATCTGCGCCATGCAAGCTTGCATGGACGGTTTCGAACTGGTTTCGCCGTTCATCGACGGTATCAACAACGGCACCGAAGCGAGCATCGACAAAGCGCTGCTGGGCAAGATCGACCTGATCGTGACCACCACCGGTAACGTCAATGTTTGCGACGCGAACATGCTCAAAGCGCTGAAGAAGCGTGCTGTTGTCTGCAACATCGGTCACTTCGACAACGAAATCGACACCGCTTTCATGCGCAAGAACTGGGCATGGGAAGAAGTGAAGCCACAGGTACACAAGATCCACCGTACCGGCGCTGGCGCTTTCGACGCTCAGAACGATGACTACCTGATCCTGCTGGCCGAAGGCCGTCTGGTCAACCTGGGCAACGCCACTGGTCACCCAAGCCGCATCATGGACGGCTCGTTCGCCAACCAGGTTCTGGCGCAGATCTTCCTGTTCGGCCAGAAGTACGCCGACCTGTCGCCAGCCCAGAAAGCCGAGCGTCTGACCGTTGAAGTACTGCCGAAGAAACTCGACGAAGAAGTAGCTCTGGAAATGGTTCGCGGCTTCGGCGGCGTGGTCACGCAACTGACCAAGCAACAGGCTGACTACATCGGCGTCACCGTCGAAGGTCCGTTCAAGCCGCACGCTTACCGCTACTAA